From a region of the Parus major isolate Abel chromosome 6, Parus_major1.1, whole genome shotgun sequence genome:
- the LOC107206654 gene encoding synaptotagmin-15 isoform X1, producing the protein MPEQAVAVAGGITGGILFFVLLGITAYLLWKKFSRLFSYEKLINPVKTTNANAIFHDQANSEIQLKSTRSRSVPFIIPPTLHGRDWIHLTNEEQVQEDRDPYMTPQSGPRSSFHSLAGAYVVGTINPDLYKFPEDKSETDFPDGNIGRLWFSIEYEQESERLLVSLIKVRKLQPPADSCSSFVKIYLLPDERSYLQSKTKRKTLNPQFDENFVFQVSSKMLLQRTLKFLVYHVDKQKKHHLLGQVIFPLKNEALTEDNKLVIWRDLEKENLEPPSEHGDIQFSLSYNDYLGRLTVVVLRARGLKLQEESPAVGVYVKVSLMNHNKFIKSKKTATLLGTPNPVYNETFSFKADQTELDTASLSLSVLQSNKGEKTLLLGRVAVGPFMYTRGKELEHWNEMISKPKELVKRWHALCHSM; encoded by the exons atgcCCG AACAAGCAGTTGCTGTGGCTGGAGGTATAACAGGAGGAatccttttctttgttctccttGGAATAACGGCGtatctgctctggaaaaaatTTTCCCGCCTCTTTTCTTATGAAAAGCTCATCAATCCTGTCAAAACAACAAATGCAAATGCCATTTTCCACGACCAGGCAAATTCTGAAATTCAACTAAAAAGCACAAG ATCCAGAAGTGTTCCATTTATCATTCCACCAACACTGCATGGGCGAGACTGGATTCACCTGACAAATGAAGAACAGGTTCAGGAAGACAGGGACCCCTACATGACCCCTCAGTCTGGGCCACGCTCATCATTTCATTCTTTGG CTGGAGCTTATGTTGTGGGGACCATTAACCCAGATCTGTACAAGTTTCCTGAAGACAAAAGCGAAACAGATTTTCCTGATGGCAACATTGGCCGCCTCTGGTTCTCCATAGAATACGAGCAGGAGTCAGAAAGGCTCCTTGTCTCCTTGATCAAAGTCAgaaagctgcagcctcctgctgatTCCTGTAGTTCATTTGTGAAAATCTACCTGCTGCCTGATGAAAGAAGCTACCTGCAGTCCAAAACAAAACGTAAAACTCTTAACCCGCAGTTTGAtgaaaactttgttttccag GTTTCCAGTAAAATGTTGCTCCAAAGGACTCTAAAGTTTTTGGTTTATCATGTTGATAAACAGAAGAAGCATCATCTCCTAGGCCAAGTTATCTTCCCACtaaaaaatgaagcattaaCCGAGGACAACAAACTAGTCATATGGAGAGatctggagaaagaaaacttggAG CCTCCTTCAGAGCATGGTGATATCCAGTTCTCCCTGAGTTACAATGACTACCTGGGCCGTCTCACTGTGGTGGTTCTGAGGGCAAGGGGATTAAAGCTCCAGGAGGAGAGCCCTGCTGTTG gTGTGTATGTCAAAGTCTCACTAATGAACCACAATAAATTCATCAAAAGTAAAAAGACAGCCACTCTTCTGGGAACTCCCAATCCTGTGTACAATGAAACCTTCAGTTTCAAGGCAGATCAGACAGAGCTGGATACAGCAAGCCTGAGTCTATCTGTGCTCCAGAGTAACAAAGGAGAAA aaacaCTTCTGCTGGGGCGAGTAGCAGTTGGGCCTTTCATGTACACACGTGGCAAAGAACTGGAAcactggaatgagatgatcaGCAAGCCCAAGGAACTGGTTAAACGATGGCATGCTCTCTGTCACAGCATGTGA
- the LOC107206654 gene encoding synaptotagmin-15 isoform X2, protein MPEQAVAVAGGITGGILFFVLLGITAYLLWKKFSRLFSYEKLINPVKTTNANAIFHDQANSEIQLKSTRSRSVPFIIPPTLHGRDWIHLTNEEQVQEDRDPYMTPQSGPRSSFHSLAGAYVVGTINPDLYKFPEDKSETDFPDGNIGRLWFSIEYEQESERLLVSLIKVRKLQPPADSCSSFVKIYLLPDERSYLQSKTKRKTLNPQFDENFVFQVSSKMLLQRTLKFLVYHVDKQKKHHLLGQVIFPLKNEALTEDNKLVIWRDLEKENLEPPSEHGDIQFSLSYNDYLGRLTVVVLRARGLKLQEESPAVGVYVKVSLMNHNKFIKSKKTATLLGTPNPVYNETFSFKADQTELDTASLSLSVLQSNKGESKNTSAGASSSWAFHVHTWQRTGTLE, encoded by the exons atgcCCG AACAAGCAGTTGCTGTGGCTGGAGGTATAACAGGAGGAatccttttctttgttctccttGGAATAACGGCGtatctgctctggaaaaaatTTTCCCGCCTCTTTTCTTATGAAAAGCTCATCAATCCTGTCAAAACAACAAATGCAAATGCCATTTTCCACGACCAGGCAAATTCTGAAATTCAACTAAAAAGCACAAG ATCCAGAAGTGTTCCATTTATCATTCCACCAACACTGCATGGGCGAGACTGGATTCACCTGACAAATGAAGAACAGGTTCAGGAAGACAGGGACCCCTACATGACCCCTCAGTCTGGGCCACGCTCATCATTTCATTCTTTGG CTGGAGCTTATGTTGTGGGGACCATTAACCCAGATCTGTACAAGTTTCCTGAAGACAAAAGCGAAACAGATTTTCCTGATGGCAACATTGGCCGCCTCTGGTTCTCCATAGAATACGAGCAGGAGTCAGAAAGGCTCCTTGTCTCCTTGATCAAAGTCAgaaagctgcagcctcctgctgatTCCTGTAGTTCATTTGTGAAAATCTACCTGCTGCCTGATGAAAGAAGCTACCTGCAGTCCAAAACAAAACGTAAAACTCTTAACCCGCAGTTTGAtgaaaactttgttttccag GTTTCCAGTAAAATGTTGCTCCAAAGGACTCTAAAGTTTTTGGTTTATCATGTTGATAAACAGAAGAAGCATCATCTCCTAGGCCAAGTTATCTTCCCACtaaaaaatgaagcattaaCCGAGGACAACAAACTAGTCATATGGAGAGatctggagaaagaaaacttggAG CCTCCTTCAGAGCATGGTGATATCCAGTTCTCCCTGAGTTACAATGACTACCTGGGCCGTCTCACTGTGGTGGTTCTGAGGGCAAGGGGATTAAAGCTCCAGGAGGAGAGCCCTGCTGTTG gTGTGTATGTCAAAGTCTCACTAATGAACCACAATAAATTCATCAAAAGTAAAAAGACAGCCACTCTTCTGGGAACTCCCAATCCTGTGTACAATGAAACCTTCAGTTTCAAGGCAGATCAGACAGAGCTGGATACAGCAAGCCTGAGTCTATCTGTGCTCCAGAGTAACAAAGGAGAAAGTAA aaacaCTTCTGCTGGGGCGAGTAGCAGTTGGGCCTTTCATGTACACACGTGGCAAAGAACTGGAAcactggaatga